In Candidatus Dependentiae bacterium, a single genomic region encodes these proteins:
- a CDS encoding leucine-rich repeat domain-containing protein, whose protein sequence is MNALKKMVKLLSGTALLISMQLQANISPLAFKGIFSHFKPGYELYAPNIGCAALKNGTVDAIRFYNVIPGPQDSQGRRLYIQDKALKNDPFAELAILLFPSPAGQLTAMTSHSQSIGAQLSVHDVATLLNFCAKVRTTVKSFDIRNGQKFHVMGGNEFGSNFNAAIKRLQAAAQNQVDTDFFKNFLSNNRRFSIILPRAKELLSVLCKCIELEERDDRRALCASNPEHYKNFEKYHEATFYPKYTPEMLLNAFFCLKFGSEEIQTLIQNLDEQLVDHQAMFEDGLIDQGNLEDVVKKSSDQATLDDLWVIQNRDLIDAVIPYARQCKPVNNGLACGYDRANNQLLENKTYPDCTETTIRHLCNLVLYNKKTKHWDVEHALKKISDVQAYDNLEAFYQLQKPEQANSGKISVRNAWSKVVNNLDANIRYNEKYLAHSNHNDNDNEVDSGLVNIMRVLNAVFELGFESEPVYQDDNQYTQAVTQWATIGLETFCRTLAPEKQNISIEIDNVATYTASDNRKDCSGTITIQVEQDFEFVISVKSGHAQFDSITTLAPEVSTTISSCTEQHAHVLQHSTGEQILLLNDATKKSITTPLHLLFSENVIDSVAIINMLKELYLTLTNTQISYTHAALILRNALQRFLWQDYQMSMDIQTILRDLFNLKNNEICAVLSQEVKTITGFLWLDCFDNNFDNLLKFFTALKRVNLSYSGIKTIEISGGTYPNLKKLDLGCTQNLESLTLSGSLNALEWINLSYSGIKTIEISGTCPNLKKLELSKTQNLQSVTLSGSLNALEMLNLGYSGIRTLEISGDTCPNLKQLFLNNTRNLESLTLSGSFNALEWINLHFSRIKELVLDKNSFPKLTTNDPRIKLIDKKRKRDEEDNFEEEIGKENKYTKLDEAEQAVGPNN, encoded by the coding sequence ATGAACGCACTCAAAAAGATGGTAAAACTTTTATCTGGTACAGCACTGCTCATCAGCATGCAGCTGCAGGCAAACATTTCACCCTTAGCATTCAAGGGTATCTTCAGCCACTTCAAGCCTGGCTACGAGCTGTACGCACCCAACATTGGTTGTGCAGCACTCAAGAACGGTACAGTTGATGCAATCCGTTTTTACAACGTCATCCCTGGGCCGCAAGATTCGCAAGGGCGTCGTCTGTATATTCAAGACAAAGCACTTAAAAACGACCCATTTGCTGAACTGGCAATTTTATTGTTCCCATCGCCGGCTGGACAACTCACTGCCATGACCAGTCACAGCCAGAGCATTGGTGCACAGTTGAGTGTGCACGATGTTGCTACGCTTTTGAACTTTTGCGCAAAGGTGAGAACAACGGTTAAATCTTTTGATATTCGAAATGGGCAAAAGTTTCATGTAATGGGTGGTAATGAATTTGGAAGTAATTTCAATGCAGCCATCAAACGATTGCAAGCTGCAGCACAAAATCAAGTTGATACAGACTTCTTCAAGAACTTTTTAAGCAACAATCGACGTTTTAGCATTATTTTGCCAAGAGCCAAAGAACTCTTGTCCGTACTCTGCAAATGCATCGAGCTCGAAGAGCGTGATGATCGAAGAGCTCTTTGTGCATCTAACCCTGAACATTACAAAAATTTTGAAAAATATCATGAAGCAACATTTTACCCAAAATACACGCCTGAAATGCTCCTTAACGCATTCTTTTGTTTAAAATTTGGCTCAGAGGAAATTCAGACCTTAATCCAAAATTTAGATGAACAGCTTGTTGATCATCAAGCAATGTTTGAAGATGGTTTGATTGATCAAGGCAATCTTGAGGATGTGGTGAAAAAATCTTCCGATCAAGCAACTCTTGATGACCTCTGGGTCATTCAAAACCGCGATTTAATTGACGCTGTTATTCCCTATGCACGCCAGTGCAAGCCGGTGAACAATGGTCTTGCTTGTGGTTATGACCGTGCAAACAATCAGTTACTTGAAAACAAAACATATCCGGATTGTACCGAGACTACCATTCGTCACTTGTGCAATTTGGTTTTGTATAACAAAAAGACAAAGCATTGGGATGTAGAGCATGCTCTGAAAAAAATTAGTGATGTGCAAGCATACGATAACCTTGAAGCATTTTATCAACTGCAAAAACCTGAACAAGCTAATTCAGGTAAAATTTCTGTACGCAACGCTTGGAGCAAGGTGGTGAATAACCTTGATGCTAACATTCGCTACAACGAAAAATATCTTGCTCACAGCAACCACAATGATAATGATAATGAAGTTGATAGCGGCCTTGTTAATATCATGCGCGTGCTCAATGCAGTTTTTGAGCTTGGATTTGAATCAGAGCCTGTATATCAAGATGACAATCAGTACACTCAGGCGGTAACACAATGGGCAACCATAGGACTTGAAACCTTTTGCAGAACACTCGCTCCTGAAAAACAGAATATCTCCATTGAAATTGATAACGTTGCAACCTATACCGCAAGCGATAATCGCAAAGATTGTTCTGGAACAATAACCATACAGGTTGAACAAGATTTTGAGTTCGTCATAAGCGTTAAGTCTGGCCACGCACAATTTGACTCAATCACCACGCTTGCTCCTGAAGTAAGCACTACAATTTCTTCATGCACAGAACAGCATGCTCATGTATTGCAACATTCCACAGGCGAACAAATTTTGTTGTTGAATGATGCAACAAAAAAATCTATCACAACACCTTTACACCTGCTTTTTTCGGAAAATGTTATCGATAGTGTTGCAATCATCAACATGCTCAAAGAATTATATCTGACGCTTACAAATACCCAAATTTCGTACACTCATGCAGCTTTGATTCTACGGAATGCACTTCAGCGCTTCTTGTGGCAAGATTACCAAATGAGCATGGATATTCAGACTATTTTAAGAGATCTATTCAACCTTAAAAATAACGAAATTTGTGCTGTCTTGAGTCAAGAGGTCAAAACAATTACTGGCTTTCTATGGCTCGATTGTTTCGACAACAATTTTGATAATCTATTAAAATTTTTTACAGCCCTTAAAAGAGTTAACCTTTCTTACTCAGGAATCAAAACCATAGAAATTTCTGGTGGCACCTACCCTAACCTCAAAAAACTCGACCTGGGCTGCACACAAAATCTTGAATCGCTTACGCTTTCAGGATCATTGAATGCGCTTGAATGGATTAATCTTTCTTACTCAGGAATCAAAACCATAGAAATTTCTGGCACCTGCCCTAACCTAAAAAAGCTCGAGCTTAGTAAAACACAGAATCTTCAATCGGTTACTCTTTCCGGATCATTAAATGCACTTGAAATGTTGAACCTTGGTTACTCAGGAATCAGAACTCTAGAAATATCTGGGGACACCTGCCCTAACCTAAAACAACTCTTCCTGAATAACACACGAAACCTTGAATCGCTTACGCTTTCAGGATCTTTTAATGCTCTTGAATGGATTAACCTTCATTTCTCAAGAATCAAGGAATTGGTTTTGGATAAAAATTCATTTCCAAAACTTACAACAAATGACCCTCGAATCAAGCTGATTGATAAAAAAAGAAAACGTGATGAAGAGGATAATTTTGAAGAAGAAATTGGCAAAGAAAATAAGTACACAAAACTAGATGAAGCTGAGCAAGCTGTTGGCCCGAATAACTAA
- a CDS encoding phospho-N-acetylmuramoyl-pentapeptide-transferase, whose translation MIYHIAQALQAHYSFFNLFHYVTVRAIAALLTSLFLSFLLGNWFIKTSQKFFRSKVREWTPESHQQKNDTPTMGGLFIVSIALITALLWNDLTKSSVWIFMFCFLSFGLIGFLDDWFKIKNRKGISARLKFWLQAGCSFGAALIWYFVMQPEGSICVPFFKNFNPYFGLFLIPWGAWIITATSNAVNLTDGLDGLATGPLISNFSAFALITYVASHKGFAAYLYIPFAGSPELAVIGGALVGVLLGFLWYNTHPAQIFMGDVGSLALGAGLAMMALMARQELLLVISGGIFVLETVSVIIQVFSFKVFGRRMFRMAPIHHHFELIGWEEPKITVRFWIISIILALFSLLTLKIR comes from the coding sequence ATGATTTATCACATAGCACAGGCGCTTCAGGCTCATTATTCATTCTTCAATCTTTTTCATTACGTGACGGTGCGCGCTATTGCAGCACTCCTTACTTCACTCTTTTTATCATTTCTATTGGGTAACTGGTTTATTAAAACATCGCAAAAATTTTTTCGTTCAAAAGTTCGAGAATGGACGCCAGAAAGTCATCAACAAAAAAATGATACTCCTACTATGGGGGGACTTTTTATTGTTTCAATTGCCTTGATCACAGCACTTTTGTGGAATGACTTGACCAAAAGTTCGGTCTGGATTTTTATGTTCTGTTTTCTGAGTTTTGGCCTGATTGGTTTTTTGGATGACTGGTTTAAAATTAAAAACCGCAAAGGAATCTCTGCACGCCTTAAATTTTGGCTTCAAGCGGGATGTTCGTTTGGGGCAGCGCTGATTTGGTACTTTGTTATGCAGCCTGAAGGTTCGATCTGTGTTCCTTTTTTCAAAAACTTTAATCCCTACTTTGGATTGTTCTTGATCCCGTGGGGTGCCTGGATTATTACCGCAACAAGTAATGCGGTCAATTTAACCGATGGACTTGATGGCCTTGCAACGGGTCCACTTATTTCAAATTTTAGCGCCTTTGCGCTGATCACCTATGTTGCATCGCACAAAGGGTTTGCTGCCTACCTTTACATTCCGTTTGCAGGAAGTCCTGAGCTTGCGGTGATTGGTGGAGCGCTTGTAGGAGTATTGCTCGGATTTTTGTGGTACAACACGCATCCTGCACAAATTTTTATGGGCGATGTTGGTTCACTGGCGCTTGGAGCAGGCTTGGCGATGATGGCACTCATGGCACGACAAGAATTGTTACTGGTGATCAGTGGTGGAATTTTTGTTCTTGAAACAGTCTCGGTAATTATTCAAGTTTTTTCATTCAAAGTCTTTGGGCGCCGCATGTTTCGCATGGCGCCCATTCATCATCATTTTGAATTGATTGGTTGGGAAGAGCCCAAAATTACCGTTCGCTTTTGGATTATCTCAATTATTCTTGCGTTGTTTTCTCTACTGACTCTGAAAATTCGCTAG